A window of the Scytonema millei VB511283 genome harbors these coding sequences:
- a CDS encoding antibiotic biosynthesis monooxygenase family protein translates to MILEAVMLNVKSEMESDFEATFKQASTIISSMNGYLSHELHKCIEVKGKYLLLVKWKSLEAHTVEFRKSPEYQQWKKLLHHFYDPFPVVEHFERI, encoded by the coding sequence ATGATTCTTGAGGCAGTGATGCTAAATGTCAAGTCGGAAATGGAAAGTGATTTTGAGGCAACTTTCAAACAGGCTTCCACGATTATTTCATCTATGAACGGGTATTTATCCCACGAATTACATAAATGTATAGAAGTTAAAGGAAAATATTTGTTACTAGTTAAATGGAAGTCTTTAGAAGCTCATACAGTTGAATTTAGAAAATCTCCTGAATATCAACAATGGAAAAAACTATTACACCACTTTTACGATCCATTTCCAGTAGTCGAACATTTTGAAAGAATTTAA
- a CDS encoding sensor histidine kinase: protein MQDFSQLLLDRSDTILKDWIAAIRADNQIETANELPYKSLQDSIPRVIQAMATVLSQSQNSDLKTLVEVSLEHGVIRAEQGFEAGEIAREYRILRHVIFSTIETSLQTSSALEVIRAFRLIDTVIDEAIARCFKSYTEQRLAELQQLQSQLTLNNQELTRLVRANRENLSHLAHELKSPLTSIIGYADLFLRLQRKDRVEVKDSYANIEHIERVLSGGRHLLHLINDALEISRYEAGQMQLQPATVEIRELTSDLVAMMQPAAQAKELKLILDLASAPEKVVTDSLRMQQIVTNLISNAIRYTLDGKISVKCWTLDRERWAIAVADTGVGIAPEAQQRVFEPYFQAGTIAIPNSTGLGLAIVSRLVKLLQGKIELASEVGVGSTFTVTFPLKVKTS, encoded by the coding sequence ATGCAAGATTTCAGTCAACTGCTGCTCGATCGAAGCGATACGATTTTGAAGGACTGGATTGCTGCCATTCGTGCAGATAACCAAATTGAAACAGCTAACGAGCTGCCGTACAAGTCTTTACAAGACAGCATACCGCGCGTGATTCAAGCGATGGCAACAGTGCTTTCTCAATCGCAAAATAGCGATTTGAAGACACTAGTAGAGGTGAGTTTAGAACACGGTGTCATCAGGGCAGAACAAGGATTTGAGGCTGGGGAAATTGCCCGAGAGTATCGAATTCTGCGTCATGTTATTTTCTCTACCATTGAGACAAGCTTGCAAACAAGCTCAGCGTTAGAGGTAATTCGTGCTTTTCGATTAATTGATACTGTCATTGATGAAGCGATCGCGCGCTGCTTTAAAAGCTACACCGAGCAACGATTGGCAGAACTACAACAGCTACAAAGTCAACTGACACTCAACAACCAGGAATTAACGCGGCTGGTGCGGGCAAATCGCGAAAACCTTTCTCATCTCGCCCACGAACTGAAATCTCCTTTGACTTCGATTATTGGCTATGCCGATCTATTTTTGCGCCTACAACGAAAAGACAGAGTTGAAGTCAAAGATAGCTACGCCAATATAGAACATATCGAACGGGTGCTAAGCGGTGGTAGGCATTTATTGCACCTGATTAACGATGCTTTAGAAATCTCGCGATACGAAGCAGGGCAAATGCAACTCCAGCCCGCAACAGTCGAGATTCGCGAGTTAACAAGCGATCTTGTTGCTATGATGCAACCTGCGGCACAAGCGAAGGAACTCAAATTGATCCTCGACTTAGCATCAGCCCCAGAAAAAGTTGTGACAGATTCGTTACGAATGCAGCAAATTGTGACAAATCTGATTAGTAATGCGATTCGTTACACGCTAGATGGAAAGATTTCGGTGAAATGTTGGACGCTCGATCGCGAACGATGGGCGATCGCAGTTGCCGATACAGGCGTGGGAATTGCGCCAGAAGCACAGCAGCGCGTGTTTGAACCCTATTTTCAAGCCGGAACGATCGCCATACCCAACAGCACGGGTTTAGGGCTGGCGATCGTTTCACGTTTAGTCAAGCTGTTGCAAGGAAAGATTGAATTAGCCTCTGAGGTTGGAGTTGGCTCAACGTTTACAGTGACTTTTCCGCTAAAAGTTAAGACAAGTTAA
- a CDS encoding ArsB/NhaD family transporter, translating into MENWQAIASTITFLTVIFFVMTEWIHLTIAAFLGALILVFTNVLTLNEAIGYIGNSYSTIALFFGVMVLVRAFEPTKVFEYLATQIVILAKGQGKRLLLGIVAITTPICAFLPNATTVMLLAPLIPPIAEEVGVNFVPLLILMVFVANSAGLLTLVGDPATFIVGDAVNVSFIDYLARLSLGGVVAVITVVAMLPFLFRKIWHKDLEDLEHLPHPKINHPQVLTLGIVLIAGVLIFFVIGEMLPIPISPAAVALLGAALALLLSHHSKIDTVNNILRDVDWSTLIFFMSIFVLIGGLEKTGVVTSLSGVLAAILGKNIALGSLALLFFVGIVSSVVPNIPLVVAMVPLLKQYVVNIGLASPAILEKSFTGELPAEALPLFYAMMFGATLGGNGTLVGASSNIVAAGIAEQHGRRISFKTFLKYGLPVMAVQLVTAAIYVTIRFLI; encoded by the coding sequence ATGGAAAACTGGCAGGCGATCGCTAGCACTATTACTTTCCTTACTGTCATCTTTTTCGTGATGACAGAATGGATACACTTGACTATCGCGGCGTTTTTAGGAGCATTAATTCTTGTTTTTACAAATGTGCTAACACTAAATGAAGCAATTGGGTATATTGGTAATAGCTACTCTACTATTGCTTTGTTTTTTGGTGTAATGGTGTTGGTACGAGCATTTGAACCTACAAAAGTTTTTGAATACTTAGCCACCCAAATTGTTATTTTAGCTAAAGGACAAGGCAAGCGCTTACTACTGGGAATTGTGGCAATTACAACTCCAATTTGCGCCTTTTTGCCCAATGCTACAACAGTTATGTTACTAGCACCGCTGATTCCTCCGATTGCAGAGGAAGTAGGGGTAAACTTTGTACCGCTACTTATTTTAATGGTATTCGTAGCCAACAGTGCCGGATTACTAACATTGGTAGGAGATCCAGCTACATTTATTGTTGGAGATGCCGTAAACGTCAGCTTTATTGATTACCTGGCGCGCCTCAGTTTAGGTGGAGTTGTTGCAGTTATTACTGTGGTTGCAATGCTACCATTTCTATTTCGTAAGATTTGGCATAAAGATTTAGAAGATTTAGAACATCTCCCCCATCCAAAAATCAACCATCCTCAAGTTTTAACATTAGGAATTGTTTTAATCGCAGGCGTTTTAATATTTTTTGTTATTGGGGAGATGCTGCCAATTCCAATTTCTCCTGCTGCGGTAGCTTTATTAGGTGCAGCTTTAGCATTGTTACTGTCGCATCATAGCAAAATTGATACAGTTAATAATATTTTGCGAGATGTCGATTGGAGTACGTTAATATTCTTTATGTCCATTTTTGTCTTAATTGGTGGACTAGAGAAAACTGGAGTCGTAACTAGCCTCTCTGGTGTTCTAGCAGCAATTTTAGGGAAAAATATTGCTTTAGGTTCGCTAGCGTTACTCTTTTTTGTTGGTATAGTCTCTAGTGTCGTGCCAAACATTCCTTTGGTTGTGGCAATGGTTCCGTTACTCAAACAGTATGTAGTCAATATTGGTTTAGCATCGCCAGCAATTCTAGAAAAAAGTTTTACAGGAGAGTTGCCAGCAGAAGCCTTACCCCTGTTTTACGCCATGATGTTTGGTGCAACGTTAGGCGGAAACGGAACTTTGGTTGGAGCTTCTTCTAACATAGTTGCTGCCGGAATTGCCGAACAACACGGACGGCGAATTTCATTTAAAACCTTTCTTAAATATGGTTTACCCGTGATGGCAGTCCAATTAGTAACTGCTGCTATATACGTTACAATTCGGTTTTTGATTTAA
- a CDS encoding transglutaminase domain-containing protein, whose product MLRPRSGLGQWVMREEYIIEPSAQVIEYTDSYGNLCQRMVAPPGSFQVQTTAEVDTADTIDTQPGAPYVLVQDLPESTLQFLLPSRYCQADCLGDLANEIAGNAAPGYDQVEAIRSWIQQNIEYRYGTSDASTSAVDTAAQKVGVCRDFTHLGIALSRSLNIPARMVVGYLYELDPMDLHAWFEGFVGGRWYTFDATQKEPRGNRIAIAYGRDAADVALVTQFGAVQLKNMKVWVDKVNT is encoded by the coding sequence ATGCTTAGACCTCGTAGTGGATTGGGACAATGGGTGATGCGAGAGGAATACATCATCGAACCCAGCGCACAAGTTATAGAGTATACCGATAGTTATGGTAATTTGTGTCAGCGGATGGTAGCGCCTCCAGGTTCATTCCAGGTACAAACCACAGCTGAAGTAGATACCGCAGATACAATTGATACTCAACCTGGCGCGCCGTATGTATTAGTACAGGATTTACCGGAAAGTACGCTGCAATTTCTGTTACCCAGTCGCTATTGTCAAGCAGATTGCTTGGGAGATTTAGCAAATGAGATTGCTGGCAATGCTGCACCTGGATACGATCAAGTAGAGGCGATTCGCAGTTGGATTCAGCAAAATATAGAATATCGCTACGGTACGAGCGATGCTTCTACTTCTGCTGTGGATACAGCCGCGCAAAAAGTAGGGGTTTGTCGCGATTTTACCCATTTGGGTATTGCCTTAAGCCGCAGTTTGAACATTCCAGCACGGATGGTAGTAGGATATCTTTACGAGTTAGATCCGATGGATCTACACGCTTGGTTTGAAGGGTTTGTAGGTGGACGTTGGTATACGTTTGATGCTACCCAAAAAGAACCAAGGGGTAATAGAATTGCGATCGCCTACGGACGAGATGCGGCTGATGTTGCCTTAGTTACCCAATTTGGTGCAGTACAATTAAAGAATATGAAAGTTTGGGTAGATAAAGTTAATACCTAA
- the ntrB gene encoding nitrate ABC transporter permease: MIFQLNLATLAVAGQAAWKRVRPIVIRDAVLLPAAGFLGIIILWWAIALVNPELMPTPPQALVANLDYILNPFYQRGPGDLGIGWLLLASLRRVLLGFALGAAVAIPVGFLIGMSKPAMMALNPIIQIFKPVSPLAWLPIALAIFNLADPSAIFVIFITSLWPTIINTALGVSSVSKDYINVARVLEMPRWRQITKIILPASLPYIFTGLRISLGIAWLVIVAVEMLTGGVGIGFFVWDEWSRLNLSSVFLAVLVIGLTGLLLDFAVAKIESLVIHRRPA, translated from the coding sequence ATGATATTTCAGTTAAATCTTGCTACTCTAGCAGTAGCCGGACAAGCTGCGTGGAAAAGGGTTAGACCGATTGTCATCAGGGATGCCGTTTTGTTACCTGCCGCTGGTTTCTTAGGCATCATTATTTTGTGGTGGGCGATCGCCCTTGTCAATCCTGAATTAATGCCTACGCCACCACAAGCATTAGTAGCGAATTTAGACTACATTCTCAACCCATTTTACCAACGCGGTCCAGGCGATTTAGGCATTGGCTGGCTGTTGTTGGCAAGTCTGCGACGAGTGTTACTTGGATTTGCTTTAGGCGCAGCAGTAGCAATTCCTGTTGGCTTCTTGATTGGAATGTCAAAGCCAGCAATGATGGCACTCAATCCCATTATTCAAATCTTCAAACCTGTATCGCCTTTAGCGTGGTTGCCGATCGCCCTAGCTATTTTTAATTTGGCAGATCCCTCGGCAATTTTTGTAATTTTTATTACTTCTTTGTGGCCCACAATTATTAATACAGCCTTGGGTGTTTCGAGCGTATCGAAAGACTATATCAACGTGGCTAGAGTTCTGGAAATGCCACGCTGGAGACAGATAACTAAAATTATTTTGCCCGCCAGCTTACCTTATATTTTTACAGGCTTGCGCATTAGTTTAGGTATCGCTTGGCTGGTAATTGTTGCCGTAGAAATGCTCACAGGTGGTGTTGGCATTGGCTTTTTTGTCTGGGATGAATGGAGTCGCCTCAATCTCAGTTCTGTCTTCCTCGCAGTCTTGGTCATTGGCTTAACAGGCTTACTATTAGACTTTGCCGTTGCCAAAATTGAATCTCTAGTCATCCACCGCCGCCCTGCTTAG
- a CDS encoding ABC transporter ATP-binding protein yields the protein MTKSTTFYPNQNELDYDARNFLEIKNLVKAYRNPNGSEFVVLDGIDLTIAEDEYISVIGHSGCGKSTLLKIVAGLEKATAGSVRLEGKEIRKPGAERMMVFQQYSLLPWLTVRENVRLAVDEVIKNASRAEKISIVNEHLAMVNLTAAADKYPDEISGGMKQRVGIARALATRPKMLLMDEPFGALDALTRGKLQRQVLDIWENQRQAVMMITHDVEEAIYMSDRIVLMTNGPNAKIGEIIDVPFPHPRDRHAMRHSSEYMELRDRALDFLDRYFTQDE from the coding sequence ATGACCAAATCTACAACTTTTTATCCTAACCAAAACGAGCTTGACTATGATGCTCGCAACTTTCTAGAAATTAAAAACCTCGTCAAAGCTTACCGCAATCCCAATGGCAGTGAATTTGTCGTTCTCGATGGCATCGATCTGACTATTGCAGAAGACGAGTATATTTCTGTTATCGGTCACTCTGGCTGCGGTAAATCAACCCTACTAAAAATTGTGGCTGGGTTAGAAAAAGCGACTGCCGGATCGGTAAGACTGGAAGGGAAAGAAATCCGCAAACCAGGCGCAGAAAGAATGATGGTGTTTCAACAATATTCCCTATTACCGTGGTTAACAGTAAGGGAAAATGTTAGGCTCGCAGTAGATGAAGTGATAAAAAATGCTAGCCGTGCCGAAAAAATTAGCATTGTTAACGAACACTTAGCAATGGTGAATTTAACAGCAGCAGCAGATAAGTATCCTGATGAAATATCGGGAGGAATGAAGCAGCGAGTAGGAATTGCTAGAGCTTTAGCAACTCGTCCGAAAATGCTACTAATGGACGAACCTTTCGGAGCATTAGATGCTCTCACTCGCGGAAAATTACAAAGACAAGTTTTAGATATTTGGGAAAATCAACGGCAAGCAGTGATGATGATTACTCATGACGTAGAAGAGGCAATTTATATGTCCGATCGCATTGTTTTAATGACCAATGGACCAAACGCTAAAATTGGTGAAATTATCGACGTTCCCTTTCCTCACCCACGCGATCGCCATGCTATGAGACATTCATCAGAATACATGGAATTACGCGATCGCGCCTTAGATTTTCTCGATCGCTATTTTACCCAAGACGAATAA
- a CDS encoding ABC transporter substrate-binding protein: MNNWTRREFLAGIGATAAGMSLGGCAISGDRSATGLTAEAAAIEQIVDPKTLEKPNLTVGYVPVNDCAPFAIAWQKGFFRKYGLNVKLNREASWGTSRDGIIFGRTDAAPVVSGAVTNARTGAEGARHAPLCAAMTIHRHGNAMTMNRAMWDAGLRPWREYNGNLEEFGRDFRNYFDNLASEKRVWAVVLSSAIYEYFVRYLSAAAGVDPTKEFRIIIIPPPQMVTNVRIGAMQAYMVAEPWNTRAITGNEGVGFTFAQGREIWQGHPDRLLGVMESFITNYPRTYRSLVKAMIEACQYCSRPENREEVAKLISQRSFTAAKPKLTRAAIVGEYNYGGFDGEKRLVKAPETTVFFDYPAHLATIPNDHSTFLWQSQSLWLMTQSVRWGQIPEVPKNAEAVARKAWRTDLYREIAAEMGIECPQEDYKVEPATAFIDKKAFDPSDPVGYLNSFEIRANRPKSFFMSS; encoded by the coding sequence ATGAACAACTGGACGCGACGCGAGTTTTTAGCAGGAATAGGCGCGACAGCGGCGGGAATGTCGCTGGGTGGTTGCGCGATAAGCGGTGACAGAAGTGCTACAGGACTCACAGCAGAAGCCGCAGCGATCGAACAAATAGTCGATCCGAAAACCTTAGAAAAACCAAATTTGACTGTAGGTTACGTACCAGTCAACGACTGCGCCCCATTTGCGATCGCTTGGCAGAAAGGATTTTTCCGCAAGTATGGACTAAATGTCAAACTCAACCGCGAAGCTAGCTGGGGAACTTCACGAGATGGCATCATCTTCGGACGTACCGATGCTGCTCCCGTTGTCAGCGGCGCTGTTACCAATGCTAGGACAGGGGCAGAAGGCGCACGTCATGCCCCCCTATGTGCGGCAATGACAATCCACCGCCACGGCAACGCTATGACCATGAACCGCGCCATGTGGGATGCTGGTTTGCGTCCTTGGCGAGAGTACAACGGCAATTTAGAAGAATTCGGGCGCGATTTTCGCAACTATTTCGACAACTTGGCTTCAGAAAAGCGAGTCTGGGCAGTCGTGTTAAGTTCTGCTATTTATGAATATTTCGTCCGCTACCTCTCAGCGGCGGCGGGTGTAGATCCGACCAAAGAATTTCGGATTATTATCATTCCTCCACCTCAGATGGTGACGAACGTGCGGATTGGGGCGATGCAAGCTTATATGGTTGCCGAACCTTGGAACACTCGCGCCATTACTGGTAATGAGGGTGTAGGCTTTACCTTTGCCCAAGGTAGAGAAATTTGGCAAGGACATCCAGATCGCTTGCTGGGGGTGATGGAAAGCTTTATTACCAACTATCCAAGAACCTATCGATCGCTCGTTAAGGCAATGATTGAAGCCTGTCAGTATTGCAGTAGACCAGAAAATCGGGAAGAAGTTGCTAAATTAATCTCACAACGTTCCTTTACTGCGGCTAAGCCGAAATTGACCCGCGCGGCGATCGTCGGGGAATACAACTACGGTGGTTTTGATGGTGAAAAGCGGCTTGTCAAAGCGCCGGAAACAACAGTCTTTTTCGATTATCCAGCTCACCTTGCCACAATCCCAAACGACCATTCCACTTTTTTATGGCAGTCTCAAAGCCTGTGGTTGATGACTCAATCAGTACGGTGGGGACAAATCCCAGAAGTTCCCAAAAATGCCGAAGCTGTAGCCCGAAAAGCGTGGAGGACTGATTTATACCGCGAAATTGCTGCCGAAATGGGAATTGAATGCCCGCAAGAAGATTACAAGGTAGAACCAGCCACAGCTTTTATTGACAAAAAAGCCTTCGATCCTAGCGATCCAGTCGGATATCTCAACAGTTTTGAAATTAGAGCAAATCGCCCCAAATCTTTTTTTATGTCTAGTTAA
- a CDS encoding DUF1350 family protein, with the protein MEWKEIAGNWVLVPHKQIGIVHFLGGAFVATAPQLTYRWLLEQLAEEHYVVVATPFVNTLDHTAIARSVLNGFENAIGQLYAKSLLRSRYLPIYGVGHSMGCKLHLLIGSLFNVERAGNILISFNNYAARDAIPLVQQLNFNPGFSVEFTPSPLETNTLLQTRYEVRRNLAIKFTNDTIDQSEALVKLLHQRFPGMVTLKTLSGTHTTPLSQDLQWQTGSNFTPLDAVGQWFKQEFSRDLRQLRQTIVQWLNPVSML; encoded by the coding sequence ATGGAATGGAAAGAAATTGCTGGGAACTGGGTTTTAGTTCCCCACAAACAAATCGGGATCGTGCATTTTTTAGGAGGTGCGTTTGTTGCCACTGCACCTCAACTTACATACCGTTGGCTGTTAGAACAACTCGCTGAAGAACATTACGTTGTCGTTGCTACGCCATTTGTTAACACTCTAGATCATACCGCGATCGCCCGCTCGGTACTGAACGGTTTTGAAAATGCGATCGGACAACTTTACGCTAAGTCTCTCCTCCGCAGCCGCTATTTACCAATTTACGGCGTGGGGCATAGTATGGGGTGTAAACTCCATCTATTGATCGGCAGTCTGTTTAATGTCGAACGCGCTGGTAATATCCTCATTTCTTTCAATAATTATGCAGCGCGAGATGCTATCCCCTTGGTACAGCAGTTGAATTTTAATCCAGGCTTCTCTGTCGAGTTTACCCCTTCTCCTCTGGAAACCAATACTCTGTTGCAAACTCGTTATGAAGTCCGCCGCAACTTAGCGATCAAGTTTACCAATGACACGATCGATCAGTCTGAGGCTTTGGTGAAGTTGCTGCATCAACGCTTTCCGGGGATGGTGACGTTAAAAACCCTCAGCGGTACTCATACCACACCTTTAAGTCAAGATTTGCAATGGCAAACTGGTTCTAACTTTACACCTCTCGATGCAGTAGGACAGTGGTTTAAGCAAGAGTTTTCTCGCGATTTAAGACAGCTAAGACAAACAATCGTACAGTGGCTTAATCCTGTTTCTATGTTGTGA
- a CDS encoding universal stress protein produces the protein MNLKPILARLQNALGSQDVHNLILRMPTGYQTQNNTSERSLNLVVGYDGSPDSQAALDLALLIAHQTRLATQNQVTIHVVYVLDEVQIELLTKIYSSSSSKTFRRGQKKSVPVATLPGTQALATQSKTILLAQADEILWRARCLAEAWKGTFVAHLRFGSLATELKNIVETETADILLLGCRSQNSLVIRQLDTNLSCAILGISE, from the coding sequence GTGAATCTCAAACCAATTCTGGCGCGGCTGCAAAATGCTCTAGGTAGTCAAGACGTACACAATCTGATTTTGCGGATGCCAACTGGATACCAAACTCAGAATAATACATCCGAGCGATCGCTAAATTTAGTTGTCGGTTATGACGGTTCTCCTGACAGCCAAGCAGCGTTAGATCTAGCTTTATTAATTGCTCATCAAACTCGCTTGGCAACTCAAAACCAAGTCACAATTCACGTTGTTTATGTCTTAGATGAGGTACAAATAGAGTTACTGACCAAAATTTATAGCTCCAGTTCCTCAAAGACTTTTCGTCGGGGACAAAAGAAATCTGTACCTGTTGCCACTCTCCCTGGAACTCAAGCACTCGCAACTCAATCTAAAACAATTTTATTGGCACAAGCAGACGAAATTTTATGGCGAGCGCGATGTTTAGCTGAAGCATGGAAAGGTACGTTTGTGGCTCATCTACGATTTGGTTCTTTAGCTACGGAACTCAAAAATATTGTAGAGACTGAAACAGCAGACATACTGCTGTTAGGTTGTCGTTCTCAAAATAGTTTAGTGATTCGACAGTTAGATACAAATCTTTCCTGTGCGATATTAGGAATTTCTGAATAA
- a CDS encoding methyltransferase domain-containing protein, translating into MSQFDSIGQFLPPRKKSFFEQLKKVFNNGKQLLPKSFKQSAKQVLKPLFMLKTRIELLQAGVQPLADNWCERGVSAHRVYLDWYFQKFTADIKGHCLEFQDDTYTSRFRDRITKLDVLNKDYIPNATIVADLTQPNNLPSNTYDCIVCTYVLHIIAEPEKIVSEMHRILKPGGVLLIAVPNITINYPAYPEYWRFTARGLHYILAKSFLAEQIDIQTYGNSLVAAGELRGMVAFDFTEAKLEYNDPRFPLIVCARAVKLEQ; encoded by the coding sequence GTGAGCCAATTCGATAGTATTGGTCAGTTTTTGCCACCTCGTAAGAAAAGTTTTTTCGAGCAACTCAAGAAAGTCTTTAATAATGGAAAACAACTATTACCAAAGAGTTTTAAGCAATCTGCCAAGCAAGTATTAAAACCTTTATTCATGCTCAAAACGAGAATAGAGTTACTACAGGCAGGCGTGCAGCCTTTAGCAGACAACTGGTGTGAGAGAGGAGTTAGCGCTCATCGCGTTTATTTAGATTGGTATTTCCAAAAATTCACGGCAGATATTAAAGGTCATTGTCTAGAATTTCAAGACGATACTTATACATCTCGTTTTAGGGATCGGATTACCAAGCTAGATGTTTTAAACAAGGATTATATTCCAAATGCAACTATTGTTGCCGATTTAACTCAACCAAATAATCTACCTAGTAATACTTATGACTGTATTGTTTGTACGTATGTTTTGCACATAATTGCAGAACCAGAAAAAATCGTTTCAGAAATGCATCGTATTTTGAAGCCAGGGGGTGTATTACTGATTGCCGTACCGAATATTACAATCAATTATCCTGCCTATCCCGAATACTGGCGCTTTACAGCTCGCGGTTTGCACTACATCTTAGCTAAATCTTTTCTTGCCGAACAGATCGACATACAAACTTACGGAAATTCTCTTGTAGCTGCTGGAGAACTCCGAGGCATGGTAGCTTTTGATTTTACTGAGGCGAAATTGGAATATAACGATCCGCGTTTCCCGCTGATTGTTTGCGCCAGAGCAGTCAAATTAGAGCAATAA